A part of Gossypium hirsutum isolate 1008001.06 chromosome A07, Gossypium_hirsutum_v2.1, whole genome shotgun sequence genomic DNA contains:
- the LOC121203749 gene encoding LOW QUALITY PROTEIN: Fanconi anemia group D2 protein-like (The sequence of the model RefSeq protein was modified relative to this genomic sequence to represent the inferred CDS: inserted 5 bases in 4 codons; deleted 6 bases in 3 codons), with product MQFNLYQSLFVPSFVDEVYKLENLYNVWNSHSPDEQQWLLLRQQQQSRKRSSSSFVPSCPPPKIPKPQNDIGTAVDAVEKMVSILAEGGCTLVNPLGPPSLPSDPYKLRRQLSRLFSSTDDRSVFLSGFSSYIQSSSNLRRVLMSSNGSNFGPARSESLVRHLLLVAPIQLDLQIMLLEKLPEYFDVVPGDSQIIVPEDDVSRLIINQFXWLDFVVDPSSFTDKLLQVLSICPLHFKKEIIGSLPEIIGDQNNKTVIDSLEQMLHEDPSVIVPVLDSFSNLNLDDQLQEQVITIALSCIRTIDAEHMPCLLRFLLLSATQLNVRRIISQIREHLKFVRTPHNRTMQNKLKGKLVVDNTEASVLDALRSSLQFKSLLCQEIMKELNGLEKPRDHKVIDMWLLILLYTNGESMRKSVEKVFKKKIVEGCIQEVMLDQCIRGNKELAQEYFLSFLSLSEXILACKEQKARDFGIYMYTLLFEEFADTYSRQEVLGALVTHVGSAVSFEVTSALQIMASLASKHARELIPLSYHINGILDYLEDCFIRTKLYVEVSLTFSQCRFMRSSAIWHCYSLVLTLALPLQMNFLLLFGSRWPSGSEVQKEWSNWNLKIVSCLGVKVMSLHHHHFRLVRSKTKAENLLKIDKNFYLDTSQATVSSFQEVRIASIWRFESIFLSDLDGGQLPAGSHMRFREMLCNLPATPTITYFLEAEWQSLTGKQKQIICLSLYYAMNWIRELLNAFCTQVDXEIECISQTSKDDIMQKLXKRMRNLVFLESLLSHSIRMCPVTLPQLHLRVEHCGSAFINQPNHVGNKEKKNEPKMTPESTSPNKRKHKKTSKTSAIGTDGNLHQQTLFDVLRKAGAVTSQEVPDKVSSKDMATSTSVDHNSHVFNESVLIEVSPVSQALESQKFRFRPLLLECFSILTFSKDHDTCCSDPVAELPLYLYLIHDLQHKLDYFASPTKQCSSRNIIAAAVTRMTLDEFLSKIRPLFQSLKSNLDSSFCILKEGEGNKTCQEHWKFQSTAAGNPDLTNVVPSNSSISTMVFKEILNCFSKMLNLSEVQRYRSVLSDLLEAFQPDKALDSGSLDVHPCPSPGTIEYLYLGACSFVECILDAVCSFSFILASEALFTLESAVTSFQKVMDKLDGDDKIIQSVFHQILPLLRGRLASSAKKLLKHKWDNKNLENGWKNKGEMVQKILRTYLEYDESISDLLDELACTILPQVSLNMAEDEDYGFPTLCSATFLSWYRVLFEVNLTVLGKLVKEIVRLEKVRPGFQPVNVHTLLIRLQKNVNVVVALVSMCRTHDKVTLHAMAVKYGGKFVDSFLKAFDFLQVHFQMHNEAILLLVKELQKATRTIQTLCSEAKGLKQTVITSKIPATKRSLERFLFRVKALLHSTSNGCTFWMGNLKHKDLRGQVVSSQAYVDDGIDSIDEDPEGAVDVDPQGSVPSASENSENE from the exons ATGCAATTTAACTTGTATCAATCTTTGTTTGTTCCTAGCTTTGTCGATGAAGTGTATAAATTAGAAAACTTGTACAACGTGTGGAATTCCCACAGTCctgatgaac AACAATGGTTATTGCTCCGGCAGCAACAACAGTCACGGAAGAGATCTTCCTCTTCCTTTGTCCCTTCTTGTCCTCCGCCCAAAATCCCCAAACCTCAAAACGACATCGGCACTGCCGTTGATGCTGTTGAGAAGATGGTTTCGATCTTAGCTGAGGGCGGTTGTACCTTGGTAAACCCGTTAGGCCCGCCCTCCCTTCCTTCAGATCCCTACAAGCTCCGCCGCCAGCTCTCCCGCCTCTTTTCTTCTACTGACGATCGCTCCGTTTTTCTATCTGGTTTCTCTTCTTACATTCAGTCTTCCTCCAATCTTCGCAG GGTTCTCATGTCTTCAAACGGAAGTAATTTTGGTCCCGCTAGAAGTGAAAGCTTAGTCCGGCACCTCTTGCTGGTTGCACCGATCCAATTAGACCTCCAAATTATGCTCCTTGAGAAACTTCCTGAATATTTTGATGTAGTTCCTGGAGATTCCCAA ATCATTGTCCCTGAAGATGATGTTTCTAGGCTTATCATTAATCAGT CGTGGCTTGATTTTGTTGTTGATCCTAGTTCCTTCACCGATAAGTTATTGCAAGTTCTTTCCATTTGTCCTTTACACTTTAAGAAAGAGATAATTGGATCATTGCCTGAGATCATTGGTGATCAAAATAACAAGACTGTAATTGATTCCCTTGAGCAAATGCTTCATGAGGACCCATCTGTAATTGTTCCTGTGCTCGATTCTTTTTCAAATCTTAATTTGGATGATCAGTTGCAAGAACAG GTCATAACCATAGCACTATCATGCATTAGAACAATTGATGCGGAGCACATGCCCTGTCTGCTTCGATTTTTACTGCTCTCTGCCACACAACTAAATGTTCGAAGAATAATCTCACAGATACGTGAGCATTTAAAGTTTGTTAGGACACCGCATAATCGCACAATGCAA AATAAACTCAAAGGGAAGTTGGTTGTTGACAACACAGAGGCATCCGTTCTAGATGCTTTGAGATCTAGCCTTCAATTTAAGAGT CTACTCTGTCAAGAGATTATGAAGGAATTGAATGGCCTTGAAAAACCTCGAGATCACAAAGTAATCGACATGTGGCTGCTTATACTATTGTACACAAACGGTGAGTCCATGCGAAAAAGCGTTGAAAAGGTGTTTAAGAAGAAAATTGTTGAAGGTTGCATTCAAGAAGTTATGCTTGATCAATGCATTCGTGGGAACAAGGAACTCGCACAG gaATATTTCCTGTCCTTCCTTTCTTTATCTGA TATATTGGCTTGCAAAGAACAAAAGGCAAGGGATTTTGGCATTTACATGTATACTCTTCTTTTTGAAGAGTTTGCTGATACTTATTCAAGACAGGAA GTTCTTGGTGCACTAGTTACTCATGTGGGCTCTGCTGTTAGTTTTGAAGTTACTTCTGCTCTTCAGATTATGGCTTCACTTGCCTCAAAACATGCAAGGGAACTGATTCCACTTTCTTATCATATAAATG GAATCTTGGACTACTTGGAGGATTG CTTTATAAGGACAAAGTTGTACGTGGAAGTGTCATTAACATTCAGTCAGTGTAGGTTTATGAGGTCTTCAGCCATATGGCACTGCTACTCGCTAGTGCTGACGTTGGCTCTTCCATTGCAAATGAACTTTTTATTATTGTTCGGAAGCAG GTGGCCATCCGGATCTGAAGTACAAAAAGAATGGTCTAATTGGAACCTTAAAATAGTTTCATGTCTAGGGGTGAAAGTAATGTCACTTCATCATCACCATTTCAG ACTGGTTAGAAGCAAAACAAAAGCAGAAAACCTGCTGAAAATTGACAAAAACTTTTATCTTGACACATCACAAGCTACTGTAAGTTCTTTCCAGGAGGTGAG GATTGCAAGCATTTGGAGATTTGAATCTATATTTCTGTCTGATCTTGATGGTGGGCAGTTGCCTGCAGGATCCCATATGCGGTTTAGAG AAATGCTTTGCAATCTTCCTGCAACTCCAACTATCACC TACTTCTTAGAAGCTGAATGGCAGTCTCTGACAGGAAAGCAGAAACAGATTATTTGTCTCTCTCTTTATTATGCAATGAACTGGATAAGGGAACTG CTCAATGCCTTCTGCACACAAGTAG GGGAGATTGAATGCATAAGTCAGACCTCAAAGGATGACATAATGCAGAAGC TAAAGCGAATGAGGAACCTAGT ATTTCTCGAAAGCTTGTTAAGTCATTCCATCAGAATGTGTCCTGTAACACTACCTCAGCTCCATCTTCGAGTGGAGCATTGTGGATCAGCATTCATAAACCAACCAAACCATGTGGggaataaagaaaagaagaatgagCCTAAGATGACACCTGAATCCACATCTCCAAACAAAAGGAAGCATAAAAAGACTTCAAAGACCTCAGCAATTGGTACAGATGGAAACCTACACCAGCAAACATTGTTTGATGTGTTGAGGAAAGCAGGAGCAGTGACAAGCCAAGAGGTACCAGATAAGGTTTCTTCAAAAGATATGGCAACCTCAACATCAGTGGATCACAATTCTCATGTCTTTAATGAGTCAGTGCTTATAGAAGTTTCTCCAGTTTCCCAAGCTCTGGAATCACAGAAATTTAGGTTCAGGCCTCTTCTATTGGAATGCTTTTCCATTTTGACTTTTTCAAAG GACCATGACACCTGTTGCTCTGACCCTGTGGCTGAG TTGCCCCTATACCTGTACCTTATTCATGATCTTCAACACAAACTGGATTACTTTGCTTCTCCGACCAAACAATGTTCCTCAAGGAACATTATTGCTGCTGCTGTTACCAGGATGACATTGGATGAATTTCTTAGCAAAATTAGACCACTCTTTCAAAGTCTTAAGAGTAACTTAGACAGTTCGTTCTGTATTCTTAAAGAAGGAGAAG GTAACAAAACTTGTCAAGAACACTGGAAGTTTCAATCCACTGCTGCTGGCAACCCAGATTTAACCAATGTTGTGCCATCAAATTCTTCAATTTCTACTATGGTGTTTAAGGAAATACTTAATTGTTTCAGTAAG ATGCTAAACCTTTCTGAAGTTCAAAGGTACAGATCAGTTCTTTCAGATCTCCTTGAGGCCTTTCAGCCTGATAAAGCATTAGATTCTGGTTCCTTAGATGTGCACCCTTGTCCTTCACCTGGTACAATAGAATATTTGTATCTTGGTGCTTGTTCATTTGTAGAGTGTATCCTTGATGCAG TATGTTCTTTCTCCTTTATTCTGGCATCAGAGGCTCTTTTTACTTTGGAATCAGCTGTTACATCATTTCAGAAGGTCATGGATAAGTTGGATGGAGATGATAAAATCATACAGTCAGTGTTTCACCAGATCCTTCCTTTATTGCGTGGCAGACTTGCATCTTCTGCTAAGAAACTTTTGAAGCATAAATGGGACAATAAAAATCTTGAGAATGGCTGGAAGAACAAA GGAGAAATGGTACAAAAGATACTGCGGACTTACTTAGAATATGATGAGTCAATTTCTGATTTGCTTGATGAGCTTGCCTGCACAATTTTGCCACAG GTCTCTCTT AACATGGCAGAAGATGAGGATTATGGTTTCCCAACTCTATGTTCTGCAACTTTCCTCTCATGGTACCGTGTGCTG TTTGAAGTGAATCTCACAGTTCTTGGAAAATTG GTTAAGGAAATTGTTCGCTTAGAGAAGGTTCGACCTGGTTTTCAACCTGTAAATGTTCACACACTTTTGATCaggttgcaaaagaatgttaatgTGGTTGTTGCACTAGTCAGCATGTGCAGAACCCATGACAAG GTCACCCTGCATGCCATGGCAGTCAAGTACGGTGGGAAATTCGTTGATTCCTTCCTTAAAG CTTTTGACTTCTTGCAGGTTCACTTCCAAATGCATAATGAAGCCATACTTCTGTTG GTGAAAGAACTTCAAAAGGCTACACGAACTATTCAGACCCTATGTTCTGAAGCCAAG GGCTTGAAACAAACAGTCATCACTAGCAAAATACCTGCTACTAAAAGATCTTTGGAACGCTTTTTGTTTCGTGTCAAGGCTCTTCTCCATTCTACCTCTAACGGATGCACTTTCTGGATGG GTAATCTAAAACACAAGGATCTGAGGGGACAGGTGGTGAGCTCCCAGGCATATGTAGATGATGGAATTGACAGCATTGATGAAGATCCAGAGGGAGCTGTTGATGTGGATCCACAAGGTAGTGTTCCTTCTGCTAGTGAAAACAGtgaaaatgaatga